A section of the Candidatus Poribacteria bacterium genome encodes:
- a CDS encoding AAA family ATPase yields the protein MLLNHIVLRNFRNYINCEVDFSKPVNLIVGGNAQGKTSLLEAIYFLCTAESHRATHDAELIRHHESG from the coding sequence ATGTTATTAAACCATATCGTCCTACGAAATTTTCGTAATTATATCAATTGCGAAGTGGACTTCTCTAAGCCCGTTAATTTAATCGTCGGCGGGAACGCACAAGGAAAAACCAGTTTGCTTGAAGCAATCTATTTTCTTTGCACCGCGGAATCTCATCGTGCGACTCATGATGCCGAATTGATTCGGCATCATGAGTCAGGATAG